In Methanothermobacter sp. K4, one genomic interval encodes:
- a CDS encoding DUF447 domain-containing protein, with protein sequence MGINLKRKHEDGGASEGTVYTPESSLMALDMVPGQLYETIVVTWDESMRGNAAPIGVLCTGERSVTLYLYPGTHTLENILRNRKFTVNVTLDPLIFTEATLGELGDEMFSSHRGYLHLQGADAFFTAEVDSVKRVVRTDRYGETEIHIVNARIPEIFRGEDFRIVLNRGIYAVIESLINYTRAGFIDPRDLMDRIREMNRVARKVGGPREREAMKRIIRELESKVFK encoded by the coding sequence ATGGGTATCAATTTGAAGAGAAAACATGAAGATGGTGGGGCATCCGAGGGCACAGTGTACACCCCAGAATCCAGTCTGATGGCCCTTGATATGGTCCCTGGACAGCTATATGAGACCATAGTTGTAACATGGGATGAATCGATGAGAGGAAACGCGGCCCCCATCGGAGTCCTCTGCACCGGTGAGAGAAGCGTGACCCTCTACCTGTACCCTGGAACCCACACACTTGAGAATATACTCAGAAACAGAAAATTCACGGTGAACGTAACCCTGGATCCCCTCATCTTCACCGAGGCCACCCTGGGTGAGCTTGGAGATGAGATGTTCTCATCCCACAGGGGATACCTTCACCTCCAGGGCGCCGATGCATTCTTCACCGCAGAGGTTGATTCCGTTAAGAGGGTGGTGAGGACTGACAGGTACGGTGAAACAGAGATCCACATCGTGAATGCCAGAATCCCTGAGATTTTCAGGGGTGAAGATTTCAGGATCGTCCTCAACAGGGGAATATACGCTGTTATAGAGTCACTCATAAATTATACCCGGGCCGGCTTCATAGACCCCCGCGACCTGATGGACAGAATCCGTGAAATGAACAGGGTTGCAAGGAAGGTTGGGGGACCCCGTGAACGGGAGGCCATGAAAAGGATAATAAGGGAACTTGAATCGAAGGTGTTTAAGTGA
- a CDS encoding thiamine-phosphate synthase family protein: MEIENVKLALEMLSSSECFGILIPEVRSNLVMARENPRDPEDVVAVPGRITEFRGRAFACREPEFGASSHMARFIIALNRHFPWKRSAINIKFDESIIDICEDHGMVVSSYDRSREPPAVREMEGGTIPWGVEEAIRNSESPPDVVYHRGAWGKEPMVVLTGKDAVEVAEAAIRIAEDYKKLLGR; the protein is encoded by the coding sequence ATGGAAATAGAGAACGTTAAGTTGGCCCTTGAGATGCTATCATCCTCTGAATGCTTCGGGATTCTCATACCCGAGGTGAGGTCCAACCTTGTAATGGCAAGGGAAAACCCCCGCGACCCCGAGGATGTTGTGGCGGTACCCGGCAGAATCACCGAGTTCCGTGGGAGGGCCTTCGCATGCAGGGAACCTGAATTTGGGGCGTCATCCCACATGGCACGCTTCATAATAGCCCTCAACAGGCACTTTCCCTGGAAGAGAAGCGCCATTAATATTAAATTTGATGAAAGTATAATTGATATCTGTGAGGACCATGGAATGGTGGTCTCATCATATGACCGGAGCAGGGAACCACCAGCTGTGCGGGAAATGGAAGGTGGCACCATACCATGGGGTGTTGAGGAGGCCATAAGAAACTCAGAATCGCCTCCTGATGTCGTATACCACAGGGGTGCATGGGGTAAGGAGCCAATGGTTGTTCTCACCGGAAAGGACGCAGTTGAGGTTGCAGAGGCGGCCATTAGAATAGCTGAGGATTATAAAAAACTTTTGGGGAGATGA
- the ade gene encoding adenine deaminase — MIRGNILNVFTGDIYPAEVEVSGGVITCVRRVEGNFTDIILPGFVDAHVHIESSMLTPSSFAAAAIPHGTTAVVSDPHEIANVMGVEGVEFMLEDASSAPLKFYFTAPSCVPATPFETSGAELSAREIEDLLSRDSMVALGEMMNFPGVIAGDGEVMEKIDAAKKLNKPVDGHAPLLSGDELCAYIGAGISTEHECVSPAEALEKRELGMKIMAREGSSARNLRDLAAVDCDFLVSDDIHPADLMEGHMDRILRRAVEYGVDPVKAVQMATVNPADHYNLNTGAIAPGRAADMVVVDNLRDFNVKRVYIDGRIVAENGRCLGAPKTGRRKMNRLEIVDFTAEDLEVRSDDDEVTVRVIHVFDGQIVTGELQKRLEVNDGFVAPDPSLDVLKVSVIDRYGKGNISNGFVHGFGLKEGAIASTVAHDSHNVITVGLDSGLMKRAVDILKKTGGGLVAVSEDDQRILELPVAGLMSDESAVEVASMMEDLNDFVRELGCTLGAPFMTMSFLSLLVIPELKIGDMGLFSVDEFRFVDVIVG; from the coding sequence ACATCCTAAACGTCTTTACCGGGGACATATACCCTGCAGAGGTTGAAGTTTCCGGTGGCGTGATAACATGTGTCCGGAGGGTTGAGGGGAACTTCACCGATATAATCCTCCCGGGTTTTGTGGATGCCCATGTCCACATCGAAAGCTCAATGCTCACCCCATCATCATTTGCCGCCGCTGCAATCCCCCACGGTACCACTGCTGTTGTTTCTGATCCACACGAGATAGCCAATGTTATGGGTGTTGAGGGGGTTGAGTTCATGCTGGAGGATGCATCAAGTGCACCCCTTAAATTTTACTTCACGGCACCATCCTGCGTACCTGCAACACCCTTTGAGACATCAGGCGCAGAACTCTCGGCCAGGGAGATAGAGGATCTCCTTTCAAGGGACTCTATGGTGGCACTGGGCGAAATGATGAACTTTCCAGGTGTTATAGCAGGTGATGGGGAGGTAATGGAAAAGATAGATGCTGCGAAGAAACTCAATAAGCCGGTGGACGGCCACGCACCCCTCCTATCAGGCGATGAACTGTGTGCATACATAGGGGCAGGCATATCCACCGAACATGAATGCGTGAGCCCCGCCGAGGCCCTTGAGAAGAGGGAACTTGGAATGAAGATAATGGCGCGTGAGGGTTCCAGCGCAAGGAACCTCCGGGACCTTGCAGCCGTCGACTGTGACTTCCTGGTATCAGATGATATCCACCCAGCGGACCTCATGGAGGGTCACATGGACAGGATACTCCGGAGGGCTGTTGAATATGGTGTTGACCCTGTTAAAGCCGTGCAGATGGCCACCGTGAACCCTGCAGATCACTACAACCTCAACACAGGGGCTATAGCACCTGGAAGGGCAGCCGACATGGTGGTTGTTGATAACCTCAGGGACTTCAATGTTAAGAGGGTATACATTGATGGAAGGATCGTTGCAGAGAATGGAAGATGTCTGGGAGCCCCTAAAACCGGTCGCAGGAAGATGAACCGCCTTGAAATCGTAGATTTCACTGCAGAGGATCTTGAGGTGAGGTCAGATGATGATGAGGTCACTGTTAGGGTCATCCATGTATTTGATGGCCAGATAGTGACAGGGGAGTTACAGAAGAGACTTGAGGTGAATGATGGTTTCGTAGCCCCTGACCCATCCCTGGATGTACTTAAGGTATCGGTTATAGATCGTTATGGTAAGGGAAACATCTCCAATGGATTTGTTCATGGCTTCGGACTTAAGGAAGGGGCCATTGCCTCAACGGTGGCCCATGACTCACACAATGTCATCACAGTGGGCCTGGATTCGGGACTCATGAAGAGGGCGGTCGATATACTCAAAAAAACAGGCGGGGGTCTTGTTGCTGTTTCAGAGGATGATCAAAGGATCCTTGAACTCCCTGTTGCGGGTCTAATGTCAGATGAGAGTGCAGTGGAGGTTGCATCCATGATGGAGGACCTCAACGATTTCGTGCGTGAACTTGGCTGCACTCTGGGTGCCCCATTCATGACCATGTCGTTCCTATCACTTCTTGTTATCCCTGAATTGAAAATAGGTGATATGGGCCTCTTCAGTGTGGATGAATTCAGGTTCGTAGATGTTATTGTTGGGTGA
- a CDS encoding DUF2124 family protein gives MEKVKEFRGIKEHLSVFRKAVKDSERIGFAGVPGVCTPFAQLFAYASRDKDNIFIPNTDFERARTLKLTEYGVELGEIESEKVDVLVLLGGLSMPGIGSDIEDVKRLADEALVDGGMLMGLCYMDMFARAGWYDLLDFDCVINADIEGFVLRR, from the coding sequence ATGGAGAAGGTAAAGGAGTTCAGGGGTATAAAGGAGCATCTCAGCGTATTCAGGAAGGCTGTTAAGGATTCTGAGAGGATAGGATTTGCAGGCGTACCAGGGGTCTGCACGCCCTTCGCCCAGCTATTTGCATATGCCTCGAGGGACAAGGATAACATATTCATACCCAACACTGACTTTGAAAGGGCAAGGACACTGAAATTAACAGAGTACGGTGTTGAGCTTGGTGAAATAGAATCAGAAAAGGTTGATGTCCTGGTGCTGCTGGGGGGACTCTCAATGCCAGGTATCGGGTCGGACATTGAGGATGTTAAACGGCTCGCTGATGAGGCCCTTGTTGATGGCGGGATGCTCATGGGGCTCTGCTACATGGACATGTTTGCCAGGGCCGGATGGTACGACCTCCTGGACTTTGACTGTGTCATAAACGCAGATATAGAGGGTTTTGTCCTCAGAAGGTGA